In Silene latifolia isolate original U9 population chromosome 3, ASM4854445v1, whole genome shotgun sequence, a single window of DNA contains:
- the LOC141647093 gene encoding uncharacterized protein LOC141647093 yields MMREEVISSGGTNPTADQTPAASSAGASSAVPANFGSADWLGHGLGSKTASLSGVGTQPPCASVSASACGSALGSLQPSCRPWERGDLLRRLATFKPGNWFGKPQAASSLSCARRGWINIAVDEIECETCGANLKYIATADWIASGADDAAEEFSKQLDLGHKGTCPWKGSSCSESLVQFPPTPPSALIGGFKDRCDGLLQFTALPVVAAAAIDQMCKSHGSQIDRFLSNTANVVGDSSMKPENVTAVEFSTEGPFSVYSRAQKLIALCGWEPRWLADIQDCEDHSAQSARNGHSVGPSKRHGRPNGPGTSKKAFSTTANKDSCKNEVMGPESKCESRSPLLDCSLCGATVRIWDFLTVSRPARVTPNGVDIPETSKKLALTRGVSAASGISGWVGTNYMEKEQNDFHDEAATTDEGKLMSNAAMDLNLTMAGGLQSDHFNVPEASQQLPNVDLGKDLMIGQPSHSEIGDRATSYESRGPSTRKRSLEEGGSTVDRPVLRTQQADSVEGTVIDRDGDEVDDGKQYSAGPSKRIREFDVFERCGSSFRRDSSMAGPSTSHGVELEADERRFDLSHGNDQAIRFPSTRDSTHASSVVAMDINCQAADDDSMESVENFPGDVDDINFPFTALPKNADGIDTSEQNYSNQAQQSVCFQPATARIGGEMGVSSTNDGEEVLNTDTVTVTAQARDVLSIGISGGSVGMGASHEAEIHGTDIFANRSESVVGDVEPVAEVVENQGQTGEFTLGRGSGNNFVEEMDREDPHGDSQDVVSRSVGRADSGSKVVGSTKAESVESGEKNIVMQALAPENSGHPSMSCNAIVYSGIEASKEEVSQGGKRSPGDECAYPESDYVMANGIGPPNGGSNFEDVEFDPIKHHNSFCPWVNGNVAAAGCGTGASSSAGDVALCGWQLTLDALDAFQSLGQIPVQAVESESAASLYKDDQRTPSRKLLARHSFSKSCGQS; encoded by the exons ATGATGAGAGAAGAAGTAATTAGCTCCGGCGGAACTAATCCTACCGCCGATCAAACTCCGGCAGCCAG CTCGGCAGGAGCATCATCAGCAGTGCCTGCAAATTTTGGTAGTGCAGATTGGTTAGGTCATGGGCTAGGTTCTAAGACAGCTTCACTATCTGGTGTTGGTACACAGCCTCCTTGTGCTTCTGTGAGCGCAAGTGCTTGTGGCTCCGCTCTTGGATCATTGCAGCCTTCTTGTAGACCTTGGGAAAGGGGGGATTTGCTAAGACGCCTTGCTACATTTAAACCTGGAAATTGGTTTGGGAAACCACAG GCTGCAAGTTCACTATCATGTGCCCGTAGAGGGTGGATCAATATTGCTGTTGATGAGATTGAATGTGAAACTTGTGGCGCAAATTTGAAGTATATTGCAACAGCTGATTGGATAGCATCAGGAG CTGACGACGCAGCTGAAGAGTTTTCCAAACAGCTTGACTTAGGGCACAAGGGAACATGCCCTTGGAAAGGAAGTAGCTGTTCAGAGAGCTTAGTGCAGTTCCCTCCTACTCCCCCATCAGCTCTTATTGGAGGATTCAAAGACCGGTGTGATGGACTTCTACAGTTTACTGCTCTGCCAGTTGTGGCAGCTGCTGCAATTGATCAGATGTGCAAGTCTCATGGGTCACAAATTGACCGATTCCTATCAAACACTGCTAACGTTGTTGGGGATTCAAGCATGAAACCAGAAAATGTGACTGCAGTAGAATTCTCAACTGAAGGGCCATTTTCTGTATATTCCAGG GCTCAGAAGCTAATAGCATTGTGCGGATGGGAACCTAGGTGGCTTGCTGACATTCAAGATTGTGAAGATCATTCTGCTCAATCTGCTAGAAATGGACACTCTGTTGGGCCTTCTAAGAGACATGGACGTCCCAATGGTCCTGGTACAAGCAAGAAAGCCTTTTCTACTACGGCTAATAAGGATTCTTGCAAGAATGAAGTCATGGGCCCTGAATCAAAATGTGAGTCGAGATCGCCATTGTTAGACTGTAGCTTGTGTGGTGCTACTGTAAGAATCTGGGATTTCTTAACTGTATCTCGCCCTGCTCGTGTTACTCCAAATGGAGTTGATATCCCTGAAACCAGCAAAAAGCTGGCTTTAACCCGTGGTGTAAGTGCAGCTAGTGGGATTAGCGGATGGGTCGGTACAAACTATATGGAAAAAGAGCAGAATGATTTTCACGACGAAGCTGCAACAACAGATGAGGGGAAGTTGATGTCAAATGCAGCCATGGATCTTAATCTCACTATGGCAGGTGGCTTGCAATCTGATCATTTTAATGTGCCTGAAGCCTCTCAGCAACTTCCTAATGTTGACCTAGGAAAAGATCTTATGATTGGACAACCTTCTCACAGTGAGATTGGTGATCGTGCTACTTCCTATGAATCACGAGGACCAAGTACTCGTAAACGGAGCTTGGAAGAGGGTGGAAGCACAGTAGATAGGCCAGTTTTAAGGACACAGCAGGCTGACAGTGTTGAAGGAACTGTTATTGACCGTGATGGCGATGAAGTAGATGATGGTAAACAGTATTCAGCTGGCCCTTCAAAGCGTATTCGCGAGTTTGATGTTTTTGAAAGGTGTGGGTCATCTTTTCGAAGAGATTCATCAATGGCAGGCCCTAGCACCTCACATGGTGTTGAACTTGAAGCAGATGAAAGAAGGTTTGATTTATCGCATGGAAACGATCAAGCTATTCGTTTCCCTAGTACTAGAGATTCAACACACGCATCTTCTGTTGTTGCTATGGATATCAATTGTCAGGCTGCAGATGATGACTCAATGGAAAGTGTTGAAAATTTTCCCGGAGATGTTGATGACATTAATTTTCCCTTTACGGCATTGCCTAAGAATGCTGATGGTATTGATACATCAGAACAGAATTACAGTAATCAAGCTCAACAAAGTGTGTGTTTCCAACCAGCCACTGCCCGTATTGGTGGAGAAATGGGTGTCAGTAGCACAAATGACGGAGAAGAAGTACTGAACACAGATACTGTAACTGTAACGGCACAAGCTAGGGATGTACTTAGTATTGGTATTAGTGGCGGAAGTGTTGGAATGGGAGCTAGTCATGAAGCTGAGATTCATGGAACTGACATTTTTGCAAATAGATCTGAGAGTGTTGTTGGTGATGTGGAACCTGTAGCTGAAGTTGTCGAAAACCAGGGACAAACAGGTGAATTTACTCTTGGACGCGGTTCAGGAAATAATTTTGTTGAAGAGATGGATAGAGAGGATCCTCATGGAGATAGTCAAGATGTAGTGTCACGTTCTGTAGGAAGAGCTGATAGTGGATCCAAAGTTGTTGGCTCGACTAAAGCAGAATCTGTGGAAAGTGGGGAGAAGAACATTGTCATGCAAGCTTTAGCCCCTGAAAATAGTGGTCATCCTTCTATGTCATGCAATGCAATTGTATATTCTGGAATTGAAGCATCTAAGGAAGAAGTATCACAAGGAGGCAAGCGATCACCAGGCGATGAATGTGCATATCCGGAATCAGATTATGTGATGGCCAATGGCATAG GGCCTCCtaatggagggagtaattttgAGGATGTTGAATTTGATCCAATCAAGCATCACAATAGTTTCTGCCCTTGGGTGAATGGCAATGTTGCAGCAGCTGGCTGTGGCACTGGTGCCAGTTCCTCAGCTGGTGATGTTGCTCTTTGTGGGTGGCAACTTACACTGGATGCTCTTGATGCTTTTCAATCTCTTGGGCAAATACCGGTTCAAGCTGTGGAGTCTGAGTCTGCAGCATCACTCTACAAG GATGATCAGCGTACACCAAGCCGTAAACTCTTGGCGCGACATTCCTTCAGCAAAAGTTGTGGTCAGAGTTAA
- the LOC141647087 gene encoding eukaryotic peptide chain release factor subunit 1-3-like, translated as MSTSKGDSNNNQETDENIEMWKLKGLIKKLETAKGNGTSMISLIIPPRDQISRVSKMLVEEYGTASNIKSRVNRQSVQGAITSAQQRLKLYNRVPPNGLVLYTGTFTTPDGKEKKDTFDFEPFKPVNVSLYMCDNKFHTEPLSQLLDAKEKYGFIVMDGNGTLFGTLSGNSRQVIHKFSVHLPGKTRRGGQSAARFSRNRMIARHDYVKRTAEHAAECFISQKSNQVTVSGIVLAGSADFKSELIESGLLDARLKAKIMKVVDVSYGGETGFNQAIELSSEDLANVRFLEEKKLIGRFFEEISNDTGKYVFGLNDTFKAMEMGAVETLLVWEILDITRFVLENSATKEITIKHLNQEEEIDKSNFSDSVTGADLEILEQMPLVEWFVNEYKKFGCSLEFVTNKSQEGSQFCRGFGGIGGLLRYQLDMRSFDEEDEDEVYENDNDDEQVMYQDSD; from the coding sequence ATGTCGACTTCAAAGGGAGACAGTAATAATAATCAAgaaacagatgaaaatattgaGATGTGGAAGCTAAAAGGACTAATCAAGAAACTCGAAACAGCGAAAGGAAATGGCACAAGCATGATCTCGCTTATAATCCCACCTCGAGATCAAATATCTCGTGTATCAAAGATGCTAGTCGAAGAATATGGAACCGCTTCCAATATCAAAAGTCGAGTTAATCGACAATCTGTGCAGGGTGCAATTACATCTGCACAACAAAGACTGAAACTTTACAACAGGGTTCCTCCTAATGGCCTTGTTCTGTACACTGGCACATTTACGACTCCTGATGGCAAGGAAAAGAAGGATACTTTCGACTTTGAGCCTTTTAAACCGGTTAATGTGTCACTGTATATGTGTGACAATAAATTCCATACTGAACCGCTTAGTCAACTGCTAGACGCGAAAGAGAAGTATGGATTCATTGTGATGGATGGGAATGGAACCCTTTTCGGGACACTTAGTGGAAATTCTAGACAGGTGATTCATAAGTTTAGTGTGCATTTGCCTGGTAAAACTAGACGCGGAGGACAATCTGCTGCTAGGTTTTCTCGTAACAGAATGATTGCGCGTCATGATTATGTTAAGAGGACAGCTGAACATGCTGCAGAATGTTTTATCAGTCAGAAGAGTAATCAGGTTACTGTTTCAGGAATTGTACTTGCTGGTTCCGCGGATTTTAAGTCTGAGTTAATTGAATCTGGTTTGTTAGATGCGCGTCTGAAAGCAAAGATAATGAAAGTTGTAGATGTGTCTTATGGTGGTGAAACTGGGTTTAATCAGGCGATTGAGTTATCGTCTGAGGATCTTGCCAATGTGAGGTTTCTTGAGGAGAAGAAGTTGATTGGGAGGTTTTTCGAGGAAATTAGTAATGATACAGGAAAGTATGTTTTCGGGTTGAATGATACATTCAAGGCCATGGAAATGGGTGCTGTGGAGACCCTTTTGGTTTGGGAGATTTTGGATATTACTCGTTTTGTATTGGAAAACAGCGCGACTAAGGAAATTACGATTAAGCACTTGAACCAGGAGGAGGAAATTGATAAGAGTAATTTCAGTGACTCGGTCACAGGGGCAGACTTGGAAATTCTAGAACAGATGCCTTTGGTGGAATGGTTTGTGAATGAGTATAAGAAGTTTGGTTGTTCCCTTGAATTTGTAACCAATAAATCACAAGAAGGGTCACAGTTTTGTCGCGGGTTTGGTGGTATTGGCGGTCTTCTTAGGTACCAGCTAGATATGAGGTCTTTTGATGAAGAGGATGAGGAcgaagtgtatgagaatgataatgatgatgagcaAGTAATGTATCAAGATTCTGATTAG
- the LOC141647089 gene encoding uncharacterized protein LOC141647089: MKLKVSSSTSLVRMNEKQHSGITDVRAPGITDIAPKFHYVDKEQHSGSTDVRAARITDIEPPLKYHLTDEGQHSGATDVRAARITDTAQIKAFGPSDVYTLPRSSDLQDP, encoded by the exons ATGAAGTTGAAAGTCTCTTCTTCCACATCACTAGTGCGGATGAATGAAAAGCAGCATTCTGGCATTACTGATGTCCGAGCTCCTGGAATCACTGATATTGCACCGAAATTTCATTATGTGGATAAGGAGCAGCATTCTGGCTCTACTGATGTCCGAGCGGCTAGAATCACTGATATTGAACCGCCTTTGAAATATCATCTTACGGATGAGGGGCAGCATTCTGGTGCTACTGATGTCCGAGCTGCTAGAATCACTGATACTGCACAAATTAAG GCATTTGGACCAAGTGATGTGTATACACTTCCGCGTTCTTCCGATCTCCAGGATCCATAG
- the LOC141647088 gene encoding arabinosyltransferase RRA3-like isoform X1: MMGNRRDRLVKHGSSNSMSMNNRSRIFTAIGIGILLGCIFAFCYPYGFFHPRPPLSTASHLSNSNPKTSTTDCEPDERASILKADIMGLKEKNAELRKQVRELNEKLRLAEQAKDTAQKQFLALGQQPKAGAFGTVKSLRTNPTVVPDDSVNPRLAKILQAAAVRKEIIVVLANANVREMLEVQVSTIKKAGITNYLVVALDEEIEEYCKSNNVSVYMRDPDKGVDSIGRTGGNHAVSGLKFRILREFLQLGYSVLLSDVDIIYLQNPFDHLYRDSDVESMTDGHNNQTAYGYNDVFDEPAMGWARYAHTMRIWVYNSGFFFLRPTIPSIELLDRVADRLAKQTLWDQAVFNEELYFPSHPGYEGLHASKRTMDFYSFMNSKVLFKTVRKDSNLKKLKPVIIHVNYHPDKLPRMKAVIEYYVDGKQDALDSFPDGSV, from the exons ATGATGGGAAATAGAAGAGATCGGTTGGTAAAACATGGGAGTAGTAATAGTATGAGTATGAATAATAGATCTAGAATTTTTACTGCTATTGGTATTGGTATTTTACTGGGTTGTATCTTTGCTTTTTGTTACCCTTATGGGTTTTTTCACCCTCGTCCTCCTCTTTCTACTGCATCCCATCTTTCCAATTCTAATCCCAAG ACGAGTACTACAGATTGTGAGCCTGATGAGCGGGCCAGTATACTCAAGGCTGATATTATGGGGTTGAAGGAGAAGAATGCAGAGTTGAGAAAGCAGGTTAGGGAGTTGAATGAGAAGCTCAGGCTTGCTGAACAGGCGAAAGACACGGCGCAGAAGCAATTTCTTGCATTGGGTCAGCAGCCCAAGGCAGGTGCTTTTGGTACGGTCAAAAGTTTAAGGACTAACCCAACGGTGGTGCCAGATGACTCCGTGAACCCTAGATTGGCGAAAATATTACAAGCAGCAGCAGTTAGGAAGGAAATTATCGTTGTGCTGGCAAATGCAAACGTGCGGGAGATGTTAGAGGTGCAAGTATCCACTATCAAGAAGGCAGGCATAACGAATTACTTGGTTGTGGCTTTAGATGAAGAGATTGAGGAGTATTGCAAATCGAATAATGTATCCGTCTATATGCGGGACCCGGATAAGGGGGTGGATAGTATTGGAAGGACTGGAGGTAACCACGCTGTTTCGGGATTGAAATTCCGTATTCTGAGGGAGTTCCTGCAGCTTGGTTACAGTGTTCTGCTGTCAGATGTCGATATAATCTACTTGCAAAACCCGTTTGATCATCTGTATCGTGATTCAGATGTGGAATCTATGACAGATGGTCACAATAACCAGACGGCTTATGGTTATAATGATGTTTTCGATGAACCAGCCATGGGTTGGGCTCGATACGCTCACACTATGAGAATTTGGGTCTACAATTCCGGATTCTTTTTCTTACGACCCACAATTCCGTCTATTGAGCTGTTGGATCGTGTTGCCGACAGGCTTGCCAAGCAAACGTTATGGGACCAGGCAGTTTTTAACGAGGAACTCTATTTTCCTTCACATCCCGGTTATGAAGGGCTTCATGCTTCCAAGAGAACGATGGACTTCTATTCGTTCATGAACAGTAAAGTCCTTTTCAAAACTGTGAGAAAAGATTCTAATCTAAAGAAGCTTAAACCAGTTATAATCCATGTTAATTACCATCCTGACAAACTTCCGAGAATGAAGGCTGTTATCGAGTATTATGTTGATGGAAAGCAGGATGCATTGGATTCTTTCCCAGATGGGTCTGTATGA
- the LOC141647088 gene encoding arabinosyltransferase RRA3-like isoform X2, whose protein sequence is MGLKEKNAELRKQVRELNEKLRLAEQAKDTAQKQFLALGQQPKAGAFGTVKSLRTNPTVVPDDSVNPRLAKILQAAAVRKEIIVVLANANVREMLEVQVSTIKKAGITNYLVVALDEEIEEYCKSNNVSVYMRDPDKGVDSIGRTGGNHAVSGLKFRILREFLQLGYSVLLSDVDIIYLQNPFDHLYRDSDVESMTDGHNNQTAYGYNDVFDEPAMGWARYAHTMRIWVYNSGFFFLRPTIPSIELLDRVADRLAKQTLWDQAVFNEELYFPSHPGYEGLHASKRTMDFYSFMNSKVLFKTVRKDSNLKKLKPVIIHVNYHPDKLPRMKAVIEYYVDGKQDALDSFPDGSV, encoded by the coding sequence ATGGGGTTGAAGGAGAAGAATGCAGAGTTGAGAAAGCAGGTTAGGGAGTTGAATGAGAAGCTCAGGCTTGCTGAACAGGCGAAAGACACGGCGCAGAAGCAATTTCTTGCATTGGGTCAGCAGCCCAAGGCAGGTGCTTTTGGTACGGTCAAAAGTTTAAGGACTAACCCAACGGTGGTGCCAGATGACTCCGTGAACCCTAGATTGGCGAAAATATTACAAGCAGCAGCAGTTAGGAAGGAAATTATCGTTGTGCTGGCAAATGCAAACGTGCGGGAGATGTTAGAGGTGCAAGTATCCACTATCAAGAAGGCAGGCATAACGAATTACTTGGTTGTGGCTTTAGATGAAGAGATTGAGGAGTATTGCAAATCGAATAATGTATCCGTCTATATGCGGGACCCGGATAAGGGGGTGGATAGTATTGGAAGGACTGGAGGTAACCACGCTGTTTCGGGATTGAAATTCCGTATTCTGAGGGAGTTCCTGCAGCTTGGTTACAGTGTTCTGCTGTCAGATGTCGATATAATCTACTTGCAAAACCCGTTTGATCATCTGTATCGTGATTCAGATGTGGAATCTATGACAGATGGTCACAATAACCAGACGGCTTATGGTTATAATGATGTTTTCGATGAACCAGCCATGGGTTGGGCTCGATACGCTCACACTATGAGAATTTGGGTCTACAATTCCGGATTCTTTTTCTTACGACCCACAATTCCGTCTATTGAGCTGTTGGATCGTGTTGCCGACAGGCTTGCCAAGCAAACGTTATGGGACCAGGCAGTTTTTAACGAGGAACTCTATTTTCCTTCACATCCCGGTTATGAAGGGCTTCATGCTTCCAAGAGAACGATGGACTTCTATTCGTTCATGAACAGTAAAGTCCTTTTCAAAACTGTGAGAAAAGATTCTAATCTAAAGAAGCTTAAACCAGTTATAATCCATGTTAATTACCATCCTGACAAACTTCCGAGAATGAAGGCTGTTATCGAGTATTATGTTGATGGAAAGCAGGATGCATTGGATTCTTTCCCAGATGGGTCTGTATGA
- the LOC141647086 gene encoding uncharacterized protein LOC141647086, which translates to MGQIVLANAVTLPIRNADNVASHIEATTSLNLCCSVKMCVSAVGEIHAQSGRILIVRPVIKWRKHRRKQVYCGALIRSSDEVFVVNDMPKNNASSERIMEVLRSISDPNMAFDYFKTIADLPHIVHTTETCNYMLEFLRVKGRVDDMVFVFDMMQKQIINRDTTTYLTIFKVLDVRGGIRQAPLALGKMKSFGFVLNAYSYIGLIHLLLQSGHSREALDVYRRMIKEGHKPSLKTYSALMVAVGKRRDTETVMGLLKEMETLGLRPNVYTFTICIRVLGRAGKIDKAHEILKRMEEEGCGPDVVTYTVLIDSLCAAGKLNDAKSLFLKMKDSSQKPDRVTYITLMDKFSDSGDLESVQELWSQMKTDGYDADVVTHTIFINTLSKLGRFEEAFAQLDEMREQGILPNLHTYNTVIGGLLRADRLDEALNLFENLGSLGTEPTAYTYILFIDYFGKSGESNKALQMFENMKAKGIVPNIVACNASLYSLAEAGRLKEAKKVFNGLRKSGMVPDSITYNMMMKCYSKAGKVDDAVKLITEMIEDGCDLDVPVVNSLIDMLYKVDRVDEAWEMYWRIIDLKLAPSVVTYNTLLSGLRKEGKVQEAINFFTAMIKNGCHPNTITFNTLLDCLSKNGEVKYAMEFFHKMRQMNCFPDVVTYNTLIQGLIAEKRATDAFLVFHYMRKMLYPDSVTICTLVPGIVENSRFEDALSIIRVFVSQCRDHVDRRFWEDLMSGVIVQANIDKSMTLAEKLISTELCQDDSLLLPLFKVLSKRRRSLEAHNFFIKIRNYKIHATVELYNVLIAGLLDISLQEMGWNLFQEMKSSGCTPDVGTYNLLLDAFGKSRKLRLVLDLYEEMQIRGCTPSTKTHNIVISSLVKSNRVDKAIDIFYSLVSGDFSPTSRTYGPLIDGLSKSGRLDEAKRFFDEMIEYGCDHDCAIYNILINGYGKSGDLETACSLFQRMVKEGIRPDLKSYSILIDCLLILGKLDEALDYFEEIKRQGLDPDLICYNFMINGLGRAGRVKDALSLFDEMKERRVYPDLYTYNSLILHLGIAGRMVEAGELYEELLAKGLQPNVFTYNALIRGYGVAGDPERAYHVYQMMMVGGCSPNMGTVAQLPNLSDSQDSVSQEFDSGVSPLII; encoded by the exons ATGGGGCAAATAGTTCTGGCAAACGCTGTAACTTTGCCTATAAGGAATGC AGACAACGTGGCTAGTCATATTGAAGCTACAACATCTTTAAATCTTTGTTGTTCCGTTAAGATGTGTGTTTCTGCTGTAGGAGAAATACATGCTCAAAGTGGTAGGATTTTAATTGTTAGGCCCGTCATAAAATGGAGAAAACATAGAAGGAAACAAGTATATTGTGGGGCATTGATTAGAAGTTCAGATGAGGTTTTTGTGGTTAATGACATGCCAAAAAACAACGCTTCTTCTGAAAGGATAATGGAGGTTTTACGGTCAATTTCTGACCCCAAcatggcttttgattacttcaaGACTATTGCGGATTTACCCCACATTGTCCATACCACTGAGACTTGTAACTACATGCTTGAGTTTCTAAGGGTTAAAGGGAGGGTAGACGATATGGTCTTTGTGTTTGATATGATGCAGAAGCAGATAATTAACAGGGATACAACGACATATTTGACAATCTTTAAGGTGTTAGATGTAAGGGGAGGAATAAGGCAGGCTCCTCTTGCACTCGGTAAAATGAAGTCTTTTGGGTTCGTTCTGAATGCTTATTCATATATTGGGTTGATACATCTACTTCTTCAGTCTGGACATAGTAGGGAGGCTTTGGATGTGTACAGAAGAATGATCAAAGAAGGACATAAGCCGAGTCTCAAGACGTATTCTGCCCTTATGGTTGCAGTTGGGAAACGACGGGATACTGAAACGGTTATGGGGTTACTAAAAGAGATGGAAACATTGGGATTGAGACCTAATGTTTATACTTTCACCATATGTATACGAGTTCTTGGGAGGGCTGGCAAAATTGATAAGGCACACGAAATTTTGAAAAGAATGGAGGAAGAGGGGTGTGGTCCTGACGTTGTGACTTATACGGTTCTCATCGATTCTCTTTGTGCTGCTGGGAAACTCAACGATGCTAAATCGTTGTTTCTGAAAATGAAAGATAGTAGTCAAAAACCCGATAGAGTAACTTATATAACTCTGATGGATAAATTTAGTGATTCCGGAGACTTGGAGTCTGTGCAGGAACTTTGGAGTCAAATGAAAACTGATGGGTATGATGCGGATGTTGTAACTCATACCATTTTCATAAATACGCTTTCAAAACTGGGGAGATTTGAAGAAGCGTTTGCCCAATTAGACGAAATGAGAGAACAAGGAATCTTGCCGAACCTTCATACATACAACACGGTGATTGGCGGTCTACTGAGAGCAGATAGGCTGGATGAAGCATTAAATCTCTTTGAGAACTTGGGCTCTCTTGGCACTGAGCCGACTGCGTATACCTACATTCTATTTATAGACTACTTTGGGAAATCGGGAGAATCAAATAAAGCCTTGCAAATGTTTGAAAACATGAAGGCTAAGGGAATTGTACCGAATATTGTTGCTTGCAATGCTTCCTTATATAGTCTTGCTGAGGCTGGGAGGCTTAAGGAGGCTAAAAAAGTTTTTAATGGACTCCGAAAGAGCGGAATGGTTCCCGATTCTATAACATATAACATGATGATGAAGTGCTATAGTAAGGCAGGTAAGGTGGATGATGCTGTAAAGTTAATTACAGAGATGATTGAAGATGGGTGCGACCTTGATGTGCCTGTCGTTAACTCTCTGATTGATATGCTCTACAAAGTTGATCGAGTCGATGAAGCATGGGAAATGTATTGGAGAATTATTGATCTTAAGCTTGCTCCCTCAGTTGTAACCTACAACACGCTATTATCGGGATTGAGAAAAGAAGGAAAAGTCCAAGAGGCGATTAATTTCTTCACTGCTATGATTAAAAATGGTTGTCATCCAAACACAATTACATTCAACACACTTCTTGATTGTCTCTCCAAAAACGGTGAGGTTAAATACGCGATGGAGTTTTTTCACAAAATGAGACAAATGAATTGCTTCCCGGATGTTGTGACGTATAATACTCTCATTCAAGGTCTAATTGCAGAGAAGAGAGCTACTGATGCATTTTTAGTGTTCCACTATATGAGGAAAATGCTCTATCCTGATTCCGTCACTATATGTACTCTTGTTCCTGGTATAGTTGAAAATTCTAGGTTTGAGGATGCTCTGAGTATTATCAGGGTTTTTGTATCTCAATGCAGAGATCATGTTGATCGGCGATTTTGGGAGGATTTGATGAGTGGGGTTATTGTTCAGGCCAACATTGATAAATCTATGACACTAGCCGAGAAACTGATATCTACTGAACTATGCCAAGATGACTCACTTTTGCTTCCCCTTTTCAAGGTTTTATCCAAACGAAGACGGTCACTTGAAGCACATAACTTTTTCATAAAGATCAGAAACTATAAAATCCATGCAACAGTGGAACTCTACAATGTTTTGATAGCCGGTCTTCTCGACATCAGTCTGCAGGAAATGGGTTGGAATCTTTTTCAGGAAATGAAAAGTTCTGGTTGTACACCAGATGTGGGCACATACAACTTATTACTTGATGCTTTCGGAAAATCAAGAAAACTCAGACTCGTGCTTGACCTATACGAAGAAATGCAGATCCGAGGTTGCACTCCTAGCACGAAAACTCATAATATTGTTATATCTAGCCTTGTAAAGTCTAATCGCGTAGACAAGGCTATTGATATATTCTATAGTCTTGTTAGTGGAGACTTTTCACCTACGTCTCGTACATATGGACCGTTGATAGATGGTCTATCAAAGTCCGGAAGACTAGACGAAGCAAAGCGGTTTTTTGATGAGATGATCGAGTATGGGTGTGACCATGACTGTGCTATTTATAATATTCTGATTAATGGGTATGGCAAATCGGGGGATCTAGAAACGGCTTGCAGTTTGTTTCAGAGAATGGTTAAGGAAGGAATCCGACCTGACCTGAAATCATACTCTATTCTCATTGACTGCCTGTTAATACTAGGAAAGCTTGATGAAGCTTTGGACTATTTTGAGGAAATAAAACGACAAGGTCTCGATCCTGATTTAATTTGTTACAACTTTATGATCAACGGCCTGGGGAGAGCCGGAAGGGTGAAAGATGCACTGTCTCTATTTGATGAGATGAAGGAACGAAGGGTTTATCCGGATTTGTATACGTACAATAGCTTGATATTACATCTAGGGATTGCGGGGAGGATGGTGGAGGCTGGAGAGCTATATGAGGAGCTTTTAGCCAAGGGCTTGCAGCCTAATGTGTTCACTTATAACGCTCTCATTCGAGGGTATGGAGTTGCTGGAGATCCTGAACGTGCGTATCATGTGTATCAGATGATGATGGTTGGTGGTTGTAGCCCTAATATGGGCACTGTCGCCCAGCTTCCTAATCTTTCCGACTCTCAAGACAGTGTATCCCAAGAGTTCGATTCTGGAGTGTCGCCACTGATAATCTAA